The Bradyrhizobium sp. LLZ17 genomic sequence ACGGCTGATCCGGCCGCCACAGTCGGGTGTCGAAGATGCGCTGCGCGAGCGGCGCCGTGCCTTCGTGATCCTCAACATAGGTCGCATTCCGCCAGCGTCGCGTCATGTCGGCGAGCGCGATCTTCTCCTCACCGGGGTCGGCGAAGGCAAGCCCAGACAAGCCGCGATCGGTCGCGATCACGATTGCGGTGCCGAACGGCGAGGGATGAAAGCCGTAACGCAAGGTGAGGCCAGCGCCGCCGTTCTTCCATTCGCCCGGCGACATCGCTTCGTGCGTGACGAAGAGATCGTGCAGCCGCCCCGGGCCCGACAGGCCAGAGTCGAGCGCGGCATCCAGGATACTCGCTGAATCCCTGAGCAGTCCCTTGGCGTGGTCGAGGGTCAGCGCCTGCATGAAGGCCTTTGGCGTGATCGAGGCCCAGCGGCGGAACAAATGGTGCAGCTCATCCGGGGTGACGCCGGCCGCATCGGCCATCGCCTCGATGGTCGGCTGCGCGCGCCAGTTCTCGGAGATGAAGGCGATCGCCCGGCGCACCGAATCATAGTCGCGCAACGCGGCGTTCTGGGTGCCCGGCTTGGCCAGGCGTTGATCATGTATGGCGAGTGTCATCATGACCGGAAATGTAGGAGAGGCGGCGAGGCGAAACCACCCGTTTTCCGACCCGGATTCAGCAGACCGGGTTGTAGATCGGGCCGCGCTTTGCGGCGTTGAGCGCTTCAACCAAGGCCTTGTAAAAGCTCGCCTTTTCCTCGGGTCCCAAAAAACCGGCGATCTGGATCCGGCGGCCGCGCGAGATCAGATAGAGATGCTCGATGCCGTATTCCTCGTCGATCTCCTGATCGAGGCGGACCCAGAGCGGGTTGAAGGACCACTCGGCGACCTGGCCGCGATGGCTCACCCGGCGAACGCGCAGCTCGGACGGCGTAACCACGATTTCCTCGCTGGCGCGCGCGCTGCGGAAATTGACCTTGAAAGCCCACCAGACCACCAGCACATCGAGCCCGAAGAAGCCGAGCACCGGCCAGGCCCCCATCATCATGAACGCGATGCCGGTGACAAAGCTGACCACGCTCAAGAACAGCATCACGGCAAGGAAGCCGGTGCGGTTCAGCGAGCGGTGCGGCGTCAGCCGCGCCGAGAGGATCTGAACCTCGCGCGGACCCTCAGAGCCTTGGCCGGATTCTTGGCCAGACGCTTGGCGCTCAATTTCATTGCCTGTGCTCATCGTCCCTCAGTATATCCCGATCATGGCGAAAATCACCCGCAAGCCGGTCCCGCGCAAAGTGGCGGTCCCGAAGAAAAAGGCAAAGCCGACTGTCGCGAAGCCGAAGGCAGCCGCGAAGAAATCCCTCAAAGCGATCAAACCCTGGACCCGGGCCGAAGTTCACGAGGCCTTCAGCCGGTTTCGCAAAGCCAATCCGGAGCCGAAAGGGGAGCTCGAGCACATCAATCCCTTCACGCTGCTGGTTGCCGTAGTGCTCTCGGCCCAGGCAACCGATGCCGGCGTCAACAAGGCCACTCGCGCATTGTTCGAGGTCGCCGATACGCCGCAGAAGATGCTCGACCTCGGCGAGGAGCGCCTGCGCGAGTACATCAAGACCATCGGCCTTTATCGCACCAAGGCCAGGAACGTGATCGCGCTGTCGGCCAAGCTGCTCGGCGAATTCGGCGGCGAGGTGCCGCGCACGCGCGCCGAGATCGAGTCATTGCCCGGCGCGGGGCGCAAGACCGCCAATGTCGTGCTCAACATGGCTTTTGGCGAGCACACCATGGCGGTCGACACGCATGTGTTCCGGGTCGGCAACCGCACCGGGCTCGCACCTGGCAAGACGCCGCTGGAGGTCGAGCTCGGCCTGGAAAAGATCATCCCGGCCGAATTCATGTTGCATGCACATCACTGGCTGATCCTGCATGGCCGCTATACCTGTCTCGCGCGCAAGCCGCGCTGCGAGGTCTGCCTGATCAACGATCTTTGCAGGTGGCCGGAGAAGACGGTCTGACGCCGTATTCGCCGCTGGGGAGAGGCGCAAGAGCGCCTACGCCGCCTTCGCTGCACTCACGCCCGGCAAGCCCGCGCGCGCGACGCCGCCGTAGAGCTGCTCGTCCGGCATCTCCTCGCGCAAGATCTTGCGCACCGCGATCAGCTTCTCGAGATCGATGCCCGTCGCAAAACCCTTGCTCTCGCACAGGAACACCAGGTCCTCGAACACGACGTTGCCGGTCGCGCCGGGCGCGAAGGGGCAGCCGCCGAGGCCGCCGAGCGAGCCGTCGAGGATGCGGACGCCTTCGTCCAGCGCGGCTGACGCGTTCACAATTCCCATGCCGCGGGTATCATGAAGATGGATGCAGATCGGCTTCGATCCTGCGAGCTTGACAGCGGCGCGCGACAATTCGGCCACCTGCTTCGGGCCGGCATAACCGACGGTGTCGGCGATCGCGACGAAATCGACGCCCGCTTCGAGGCACTTGTCGACCAGACGCAGCACCTCGGCAGGGTCAACCGCGCCGGTGATCGAGCAACCGAGCGCCATCGAGATCGCGGCGTTGACGAGCGGCTTGTGCGCGCTGGCATCGCGCATCTCGCAGAGGCGTTTCACATTGGCAATCGCGGAGTCGCGCGAACGATGGGCGTTGGCCTGGCTGTGCTCTTCCGTGGCCGAGACCACCGAGGCGATTTCGCCGACGCCGGATTCGAGGGCTTCATTGACGCCGCGTTCGTTGAGCGCAAGCGCGATGCCATGGGCCCCACGCAGGCTTGCCACTGTCGCGATGACGTCGCGAACGTCCGCGAATTGCGGAAAGGTCTTGGCCGGCAGGAACGAGCCAACCTCGAAATGCCGCACGCCGGCGGCGTATTCCTCGCGCACCCAGCGCTGCTTCGCCTCGGTGGAGGGAAATTTCTTCACGAGCTGGAGCCCGTCGCGCAAACCGACTTCGCGCAGGCTGACGCGGTTCGCGGGGTAAATTGTCTCGATCCGGTTCATGCGCGCCTCCCAGCGGCCTTGGACGTGACGTCGCCATTGTCGATCTCGGCGCGGACTGCCGACGTGTCGGCACCGAGCGGTGCGACCTTCAGACCTTCACCGACATGGCTGCCGTTCCACTCGATCGGCAGCGCCGGAACGCGGAACGGCTTGCCGTCGGCATTGATGTTGTTGACGAGACCGCCCGGCCGCAGCACGTGCGGATCGGTCAGGAGATCCTCGGGACGGTTGATCGGCGAAAAGCAGATGTTGAGCGCGTCGAGCGTTTGCGACAGCTCTCCAACGTTCCGCTGCCGGATGATTTCCGCGACGCGCGGAATGATCCGCGGTCGCGCCAGGATGCGGTCGGTCGTGGTGCGCAAGGTCGGATCATCAAGAAGATCTGCCAGCCCAAACTCGCGGCAAAAGCTCTGCCAATGCCCTTCGGTCACTACACCGATGAAAATGCGTCCGTCGCCGGCGGCGTCAAAAATGTCGTAGATCGGCCAGGCATGCTCGCGCTCCGGCATCGAGCGCGGCTTGTTGCCGGTCATCTCATAGTCGACCATGTGCTGGGCGACCAGGAACAGGCAGTTCTCGAACAGACCGATGCGGATGTCGGCGCCTTCGCGTTTTCCCCCGCGCTTCTGGTACAGCGCGGCCAGAATCGCGATCACGCCGAACATGCCGCCCATGATGTCGTTGGCGGAGGAGCCGACGCGCTGGGGCTTCTCTTTCGTGCCGGTCATGGCGGCAAGGCCCGACATCATCTGCACGACCTCGTCGAGCGCAGGGCGATGCTCATAGGGCCCGGACAGAAAACCCTTGTGGCCGGCGATGATCAGGTGCGGATGCCGGTGCCGCAATTCCTCGGCACGCAGCCCCTGCTTCTCGAGCTGGCCGTCGCGAAAATTCTCCAGGAACACGTCCGCGGTTTGCAGCAGCCGGTGCATGGTCTCGCGGTCCTCGGGTCTCTCGAGGTCCAGCACGACGCTGCGCTTGCCGCGGTTGAACAGCGGAAAGAACGCCGTTCCCATGCCGCCAAGGGTGCGGGTCTTGTCACCAGAGGGCGGCTCGACCTTGATCACCTCGGCGCCGAATTGCGCGAGGATCATGCCGCAGGTCGGACCCATGACCATGTGCGTCATCTCGACGACCCGTACGCCCTCGAGCGGCAATCCGGCCTCGGTCATCCGTCTCTCCCTGTTCGTTCGCGAGAAGAGTAGGCCTTCACAAGCCTTCTGAAAAATATAATCTGTCGAAGATTGCCTTCGCAGTTATAGAACGCTTTGCCATGGATCCGCGCCAGCTCCGTTATTTCATTGCCGTCTATGAGCAGCGGAACCTGTCGCGCGCGGCCGACCAGGTCAACGTCGCGCAGTCCGCCCTCAGCCATCATATCTCGAACCTGGAGGCGGAATTCGCAACTCCACTGTTCGAACGCAAGCCGCGCGGCATGGAACCCACGGCGGCCGGCGAGCGGCTCTATGAGCACGCCCGCATCATCCTGCGCGCGATGGCGGAGGCCGAGACCGAGGTGCGCGAAGGCGCCCGCGTCATCGCCGGCGATATCTCGATCGGCATGGCCAATTCCGGCGTCAAGGCGATCGGCGTGGAGCTGATGCGCACCGTGCTCACCAAATATCCCAAGCTCAAGCTGTCGCTCACCGAGAGCCTGTCCGGCGCGACGCTGATGCACCTGATGATCTCCAGCGTCGATCTGGCGCTGGTCTATAATCCGCCGTCGGAGAAGGAGCTGATCACGGAAGCCGTGCTGGAAGAGGAGATGTTCTGCGTCGGCATTCCGAAGCTGGTCGGCAAAGGCAAGGCCCCGATCCGCTTCGAGGAGCTGAGCCGGATGCCGTTGATCCTGCTGCGCTACGGCCTCGGCCTGTCGTCGCGGGCGCTGCTGGATGATCCGGTCCTGCTCAAGCGGCTGGAAGGCAGCGCGATCCTGCACGCCAATTCGATTACGGGCATGACCGGCGCGCTGGTCGAAGGGCTGGGCTGCACCATCGCGACAAAGCTGTTCGCGCGGGAGGAGCTCGCGGCCGGCCGCCTGGTCGCACGCAGGGTGATCGATCCGAAGCTGACCCGCACGCTCTATCTCTGCCGCCTGCGCAACCGCCCGATGACGTATGCGATGGAAGAGATGCGCCGGTTGATGCTCGCGCTGATCGCCGAGCAGGTGCGAAGCGGCGGCTGGCAGGCGACGCTGGCGGGGTGAGGGCGATTGACGTCGCCGCGACCGCAGTGCGCTCCCTCTCCCGCTTGCGGGAGAGGGTTGGGGAGAGGGTATCTCCGCATCGGGATTGTCCCGTTGCGGAGCTAACCCTCACCCGGCGCTACGCGCCGACCTCTCCCGCAAGCGGGAGAGGTGACCGAGTTCGCCGACCCGCCGTCCTGCCTCTCATCGGCCGAGTTCGAAATTCTCGAACGCTTCGATCGATATGTTCGTCTGGATTTCTGGCTCGCGGAGGCCAACATGGCGCGGTCCGGCAGAGCCCACCAGCACCACAGAGATGAGCCGCCGGGGAACGCGCGCGATCCGCGCGCCACGGGAGGACATCATGAGCGTTGTCGGTATCGACACAGGCTTTGAGCTCGGCGCTGCGCCATCGGTTCCAGACCAGATCTCGCGACGGCTCGAGGCCATGCCGGCGACGGCCTATGTCTGGCGCCTCGTCGTCCTGCTCTCGCTGGGCGGCTGCTTCGAGATGTACGATTTGTTTCTCACCGCCTACATCGCGCCGGGCCTGAGCCGCAGCGGACTCTTGAGCGCGACGACAACGGCATTCTTCGGTTTCTCCGGCATCGGCGCATTCGTCGCCGCGACGTTCGCCGGCCTGTTCGTCGGCACCTTCTTCCTCGGCTTTCTCGCCGACCGCTTCGGCCGGCGTGCGATCTTCACCTCAGCCCTGCTCGGCTACACCGCGGCGTCGGTGGTGATGGCCTGCCAGACCTCCTCGGAAGGCCTGCTGCTCTGGCGCTTCCTCGCCGGCATCGGCATCGGCGTCGAGGTCATCACCATCGACGCCTACATCACCGAGCTGGTGCCGAGCCGGATGCGCGGACGCGCCTTTGCGGTGAACCAGTCGATCATGTTCGTTGCGGTGCCGGTCGTCGCCTTTCTGGCGTGGTGGCTGGTGCCGCTCGCGCCGTACGGCGTCGAGGGCTGGCGCTGGGTGGTGCTGATCGGCGCCGCCGCCAGCATGATCATCTGGGTGGTGAGA encodes the following:
- a CDS encoding methylated-DNA--[protein]-cysteine S-methyltransferase, with the protein product MMTLAIHDQRLAKPGTQNAALRDYDSVRRAIAFISENWRAQPTIEAMADAAGVTPDELHHLFRRWASITPKAFMQALTLDHAKGLLRDSASILDAALDSGLSGPGRLHDLFVTHEAMSPGEWKNGGAGLTLRYGFHPSPFGTAIVIATDRGLSGLAFADPGEEKIALADMTRRWRNATYVEDHEGTAPLAQRIFDTRLWRPDQPLRVVMIGTDFEVRVWETLLKIPMGRAVSYSDIACNINSPKASRAVGAAVGKNPVSFVVPCHRALGKSGTLTGYHWGITRKQAMLGWEAGQLGMQ
- a CDS encoding DUF2244 domain-containing protein; its protein translation is MSTGNEIERQASGQESGQGSEGPREVQILSARLTPHRSLNRTGFLAVMLFLSVVSFVTGIAFMMMGAWPVLGFFGLDVLVVWWAFKVNFRSARASEEIVVTPSELRVRRVSHRGQVAEWSFNPLWVRLDQEIDEEYGIEHLYLISRGRRIQIAGFLGPEEKASFYKALVEALNAAKRGPIYNPVC
- the nth gene encoding endonuclease III produces the protein MAKITRKPVPRKVAVPKKKAKPTVAKPKAAAKKSLKAIKPWTRAEVHEAFSRFRKANPEPKGELEHINPFTLLVAVVLSAQATDAGVNKATRALFEVADTPQKMLDLGEERLREYIKTIGLYRTKARNVIALSAKLLGEFGGEVPRTRAEIESLPGAGRKTANVVLNMAFGEHTMAVDTHVFRVGNRTGLAPGKTPLEVELGLEKIIPAEFMLHAHHWLILHGRYTCLARKPRCEVCLINDLCRWPEKTV
- a CDS encoding hydroxymethylglutaryl-CoA lyase, whose amino-acid sequence is MNRIETIYPANRVSLREVGLRDGLQLVKKFPSTEAKQRWVREEYAAGVRHFEVGSFLPAKTFPQFADVRDVIATVASLRGAHGIALALNERGVNEALESGVGEIASVVSATEEHSQANAHRSRDSAIANVKRLCEMRDASAHKPLVNAAISMALGCSITGAVDPAEVLRLVDKCLEAGVDFVAIADTVGYAGPKQVAELSRAAVKLAGSKPICIHLHDTRGMGIVNASAALDEGVRILDGSLGGLGGCPFAPGATGNVVFEDLVFLCESKGFATGIDLEKLIAVRKILREEMPDEQLYGGVARAGLPGVSAAKAA
- a CDS encoding CoA transferase, producing the protein MTEAGLPLEGVRVVEMTHMVMGPTCGMILAQFGAEVIKVEPPSGDKTRTLGGMGTAFFPLFNRGKRSVVLDLERPEDRETMHRLLQTADVFLENFRDGQLEKQGLRAEELRHRHPHLIIAGHKGFLSGPYEHRPALDEVVQMMSGLAAMTGTKEKPQRVGSSANDIMGGMFGVIAILAALYQKRGGKREGADIRIGLFENCLFLVAQHMVDYEMTGNKPRSMPEREHAWPIYDIFDAAGDGRIFIGVVTEGHWQSFCREFGLADLLDDPTLRTTTDRILARPRIIPRVAEIIRQRNVGELSQTLDALNICFSPINRPEDLLTDPHVLRPGGLVNNINADGKPFRVPALPIEWNGSHVGEGLKVAPLGADTSAVRAEIDNGDVTSKAAGRRA
- a CDS encoding LysR family transcriptional regulator, with protein sequence MDPRQLRYFIAVYEQRNLSRAADQVNVAQSALSHHISNLEAEFATPLFERKPRGMEPTAAGERLYEHARIILRAMAEAETEVREGARVIAGDISIGMANSGVKAIGVELMRTVLTKYPKLKLSLTESLSGATLMHLMISSVDLALVYNPPSEKELITEAVLEEEMFCVGIPKLVGKGKAPIRFEELSRMPLILLRYGLGLSSRALLDDPVLLKRLEGSAILHANSITGMTGALVEGLGCTIATKLFAREELAAGRLVARRVIDPKLTRTLYLCRLRNRPMTYAMEEMRRLMLALIAEQVRSGGWQATLAG